Proteins from a single region of Synechococcus sp. WH 8109:
- a CDS encoding 1-acyl-sn-glycerol-3-phosphate acyltransferase: MPRASTQNARPALRRLPTRPSRMVQAVVSRLLPLLFRSQGLELSHRDAAEALAKAFAAQQSGACNLLIAFRHPSTRDPVVLADLFWNGIPRAARRLKLQLLRPIQLRFLYDRGIPIWAGPVIGWLLQRSGGIAIHRGRLDRPALAQARGALAQGRYPLVVAPEGATNNLSGEMAPLEPGVAQMAFWAAEDLERANDERPLEVLPIGIHYSWRHPDWIALKARLASLERHLGIASPDAGPENSETTSRDRLIQIGMNLLKALEQLERLKPDPVQTFSERIDAYRLHGLAKAEAHFGLRAGGNLQERCRRIEQAAWDRIYREGVNQLPPLERSLADSEAREADLQLTRMRLVEHFTSVSGHYISDRPDFDRFAEMLLLVEEAIGWIEDKPWKGQPSLGPQRVEVQLGRALPVRPRLNQYRSNRREAMRVFMQDLEEALIALMPDASRETTTDAGEL; the protein is encoded by the coding sequence ATGCCCCGCGCCTCCACCCAGAACGCCCGCCCCGCGTTGCGCCGGCTGCCCACCCGTCCCAGCCGGATGGTTCAGGCCGTGGTCAGCCGCCTGCTTCCACTGCTCTTCCGCAGTCAGGGCCTTGAGCTAAGCCATCGTGATGCGGCAGAAGCCCTGGCCAAGGCCTTTGCAGCGCAGCAGTCGGGGGCCTGCAATCTGCTGATCGCCTTTCGTCACCCCAGCACACGTGATCCGGTGGTGCTGGCGGATCTGTTCTGGAACGGCATTCCCCGGGCAGCACGGCGGCTCAAGCTGCAGCTACTGCGTCCCATCCAGCTGAGGTTTCTCTACGACCGCGGTATTCCGATCTGGGCTGGCCCGGTGATCGGCTGGCTGTTGCAACGCAGTGGCGGCATCGCCATCCACCGCGGCCGCTTAGATCGCCCAGCGCTGGCCCAGGCCCGCGGGGCTCTGGCCCAAGGGCGCTACCCACTGGTGGTGGCACCGGAAGGAGCCACCAACAACCTCTCCGGCGAGATGGCTCCTTTGGAGCCGGGGGTGGCCCAGATGGCGTTCTGGGCCGCTGAGGATCTGGAGAGAGCCAACGACGAGCGGCCGCTGGAGGTGTTGCCCATTGGCATTCACTACAGCTGGAGGCACCCTGATTGGATCGCCCTCAAGGCGCGGTTGGCTTCCCTCGAACGCCATCTCGGCATTGCCTCCCCCGACGCTGGCCCGGAGAATTCCGAGACCACCAGCCGCGACCGGCTGATCCAGATCGGCATGAATCTGCTCAAAGCCCTTGAGCAGCTCGAACGGCTGAAGCCCGATCCAGTTCAGACCTTTAGCGAGCGAATTGATGCCTACCGCTTGCATGGCTTGGCCAAAGCCGAGGCCCATTTCGGCCTGCGTGCCGGCGGCAATCTTCAGGAGCGCTGCCGCCGGATCGAGCAGGCCGCCTGGGATCGGATTTACAGGGAGGGTGTTAATCAGCTCCCGCCGCTGGAGCGGAGCCTGGCGGACTCGGAGGCACGGGAAGCCGACCTCCAACTCACCCGCATGCGACTGGTGGAGCACTTCACCAGCGTGAGCGGTCACTACATCAGTGATCGACCCGACTTTGACCGCTTTGCCGAGATGTTGCTGCTGGTGGAAGAAGCGATCGGCTGGATCGAAGACAAGCCATGGAAGGGGCAGCCCAGCCTTGGCCCACAACGGGTGGAGGTGCAGCTCGGACGAGCCTTGCCCGTGCGGCCTCGACTGAATCAGTACCGCAGCAACCGTCGCGAGGCGATGCGGGTGTTCATGCAAGACCTGGAGGAGGCCCTTATTGCCCTGATGCCCGACGCCTCACGGGAAACAACGACTGACGCGGGAGAGCTCTGA
- a CDS encoding metal ABC transporter permease, producing the protein MELLLEPLSHAFMLKALMISALVGGVCGLLSCFMTLKGWALMGDAVSHAVLPGVVVAYALGLPFSLGAFVFGVGSVAAIGFVKQKSRVKEDTVIGLVFTGFFALGLVLVSKTRSNIDLTHILFGNVLGISAGDVQQTLMISVLVLVLLLLFRRDLMLFCFDPTHARSIGINTGLLHYMLLGLLSLAAVAGLQTVGIILVVSMLVTPGATAYLLTDRFDRMTLLAVTSSVLSSVLGVFISYWTDSSTAGCIVLAQTAQFVLAFLLAPGQGVLRRL; encoded by the coding sequence ATGGAGCTTTTACTAGAACCCCTCAGTCACGCCTTCATGTTGAAGGCGTTGATGATCAGTGCCCTGGTTGGGGGTGTTTGCGGGCTGTTGTCCTGCTTCATGACCCTGAAGGGATGGGCGTTGATGGGTGATGCCGTCTCTCATGCGGTCCTCCCTGGCGTGGTGGTCGCCTATGCCCTTGGCCTGCCCTTCTCTCTGGGGGCGTTCGTCTTCGGTGTCGGCTCCGTTGCCGCCATCGGCTTTGTGAAGCAGAAGTCGAGAGTGAAGGAAGACACCGTCATCGGGCTTGTCTTCACCGGTTTCTTCGCTCTGGGGCTCGTGCTCGTCTCCAAGACGCGCAGCAACATCGATCTCACCCACATCCTGTTTGGCAATGTGCTGGGGATCTCAGCGGGGGACGTACAGCAGACCCTGATGATTTCGGTGCTGGTGCTGGTGCTGCTGCTGCTGTTCCGGCGAGACCTGATGCTCTTCTGCTTCGATCCCACCCACGCTCGATCGATCGGTATCAACACTGGACTTCTGCACTACATGCTGTTGGGACTCCTCTCCCTGGCCGCCGTTGCAGGTCTGCAGACCGTGGGAATCATTCTGGTGGTGTCGATGCTAGTAACCCCCGGTGCCACGGCCTATCTGCTCACCGATCGGTTTGACCGGATGACGCTGCTGGCCGTCACCAGCAGCGTGCTCTCCAGTGTGCTGGGGGTGTTCATTAGTTACTGGACCGACAGCTCCACCGCCGGTTGCATCGTGCTGGCGCAAACCGCGCAATTCGTGCTCGCCTTCCTTCTTGCGCCTGGGCAGGGGGTGCTGCGGCGTCTCTGA
- a CDS encoding ABC transporter ATP-binding protein, translated as MTTETWLDLRNVEAWLGDRPVLHKLNLQLKLRQSTTVLGPNGAGKSSLVKLIDRSLHPIVRPDAHLQLFGSETVNLWALRSHLGVVSSDMEQRLHPKTAVEEAVVSNFFGATRLGRDQKPSARQWEQARDLLDQLHLHSIRERCCGELSDGQRRRLLIARALVHQPAVLVLDEPSRALDLRACHQLLAILRRLIQTGTTVVQVTHRVDTIVPEMERVLFLAQGRLVGDGSPQKMLRPAELSELFNTPLNVVEAHGFRQVLPG; from the coding sequence ATGACCACTGAAACCTGGCTCGATCTCCGCAATGTGGAGGCATGGCTGGGCGATCGCCCGGTGCTGCACAAGCTCAACCTGCAATTGAAACTGCGGCAGTCCACAACGGTGTTGGGGCCCAATGGCGCAGGCAAAAGCAGCCTGGTGAAACTGATCGACCGCAGCCTTCATCCCATCGTTCGCCCCGACGCTCATTTGCAGTTGTTTGGCAGCGAGACAGTGAACCTCTGGGCGCTTCGCAGCCACCTGGGGGTGGTGTCGAGCGACATGGAACAGCGGCTTCATCCCAAAACAGCTGTTGAAGAGGCGGTGGTGAGCAATTTTTTTGGGGCCACCCGGTTGGGCCGGGATCAGAAGCCCAGTGCGCGGCAATGGGAGCAGGCGCGAGATCTGCTCGATCAACTGCACCTCCACAGCATCCGTGAACGCTGCTGCGGAGAGCTGTCGGACGGACAGCGGCGCCGCCTGTTGATCGCTCGCGCCCTGGTTCACCAACCCGCGGTGCTGGTGCTGGATGAGCCAAGCCGCGCCCTCGACCTCCGGGCCTGCCATCAGTTGCTGGCGATCCTGCGGCGATTGATCCAAACGGGAACCACCGTGGTGCAGGTCACCCATCGGGTCGACACGATCGTTCCGGAGATGGAACGGGTGCTGTTTCTGGCGCAGGGACGTCTTGTTGGGGATGGAAGCCCACAGAAAATGCTGCGGCCCGCCGAGCTGAGTGAACTGTTCAACACCCCGCTCAACGTGGTGGAAGCCCATGGCTTTCGCCAGGTTCTTCCGGGATAG
- a CDS encoding NUDIX hydrolase → MKPAVALAMLEREGRWLLQLRDDIDSIIYPGYWGLFGGHLNPGETASEAVHRELQEEIAWSPSVPLEHWFSDDSGNRMAHVFRGTLSVPVSQLQLKEGQEMKLVSLSDLVRAAIWSERQQELRPVAPRLSIVIDRLLKEGHDH, encoded by the coding sequence ATGAAGCCCGCCGTTGCCCTGGCCATGCTCGAGCGGGAAGGCCGATGGCTGCTCCAGCTGCGAGACGACATCGACTCGATCATTTATCCGGGCTACTGGGGGTTGTTTGGCGGCCATCTCAATCCAGGTGAAACAGCCAGCGAAGCCGTGCACCGCGAATTGCAGGAGGAGATCGCTTGGTCACCCAGCGTTCCGCTCGAACATTGGTTCAGCGACGACAGCGGCAACCGGATGGCCCACGTGTTCCGCGGAACGCTCAGCGTGCCCGTGAGCCAACTGCAGTTGAAGGAGGGCCAAGAGATGAAGTTAGTGTCCCTCAGTGATCTGGTGCGTGCCGCAATCTGGAGTGAGCGACAGCAGGAGCTCCGGCCTGTCGCTCCGCGCCTGTCGATCGTGATCGATCGGTTGCTGAAGGAGGGCCATGACCACTGA
- a CDS encoding chlorophyll a/b-binding protein: MSRPAFSYEEPERFGESLTTARPWNRSALTDVERLNGRVAMLGFLAAVVLEKATGLGIVGQLGAALRWYLQLG; encoded by the coding sequence ATGAGTCGGCCTGCTTTTAGTTACGAGGAACCGGAACGCTTCGGCGAGTCGCTCACAACAGCACGCCCCTGGAACCGATCTGCCCTGACCGATGTGGAGCGGCTCAATGGCCGGGTGGCCATGCTCGGTTTCTTGGCTGCCGTGGTGCTTGAAAAGGCCACGGGATTGGGAATCGTGGGTCAGCTTGGTGCAGCTCTGCGCTGGTATCTGCAGTTGGGTTGA
- a CDS encoding methyltransferase domain-containing protein, whose amino-acid sequence MTVVPVLKDSQRFKLDATDDSIFYSEPRFVHHLDAGFRARLTALYHERIPPCAQVLDLMSSWVSHLPDDVTYDNVIGHGLNAEELSANPRLDRHWVQNLNRDQTLPVEDASIDATLIVAGWQYLQQPEPIASELWRITRPRGQVIVAFSNRMFFTKAPQVWTDGDDGDHLRYVAEVLMAQGWPQPEILAEDTRAEGVMGLFGGKGDPFFAVVAEKPFQ is encoded by the coding sequence ATGACGGTTGTTCCTGTTCTGAAGGACTCCCAACGCTTCAAGTTGGATGCCACAGACGACTCGATCTTCTACAGCGAGCCGCGTTTCGTTCACCACCTGGATGCGGGTTTTCGTGCTCGGCTGACTGCCCTGTACCACGAGCGCATCCCTCCCTGTGCCCAGGTGCTGGATCTGATGAGTAGTTGGGTGAGCCACCTGCCGGACGACGTCACTTACGACAATGTCATCGGCCATGGCCTCAACGCTGAGGAACTGAGTGCCAACCCCCGATTGGATCGGCACTGGGTTCAGAATCTCAACCGCGACCAAACCCTCCCAGTTGAGGATGCATCGATCGATGCCACTCTGATCGTGGCCGGTTGGCAGTACCTGCAACAGCCCGAGCCGATCGCCTCTGAGCTGTGGCGGATCACCCGTCCCCGGGGCCAGGTGATCGTGGCGTTTTCCAATCGAATGTTCTTCACCAAGGCTCCCCAGGTCTGGACCGACGGAGATGACGGTGATCACCTGCGTTATGTCGCTGAGGTGTTGATGGCTCAGGGCTGGCCCCAACCGGAGATCCTTGCCGAAGACACCCGCGCCGAGGGTGTGATGGGCTTGTTCGGCGGCAAAGGAGATCCTTTCTTTGCCGTTGTGGCCGAGAAACCTTTCCAGTGA
- a CDS encoding DUF1543 domain-containing protein, producing MSSAKKLFLVVLGGRCKGCHVEQHDVRWVVGETIDASLPALRQEWIGLRRGLHIDSYRCVGHVDGYRVEVVEQAQDPSSADGPQLWFVNLGAYDPTSMAEQHAFGVIVDRSSASAKARARQRWLKGKEQVHKDDLHSVEMDSALDDLLPIHGNGQWHLKLIADGQVDDDPAHPDWYGYWRI from the coding sequence ATGAGCAGCGCCAAGAAGCTGTTCCTGGTGGTGCTGGGGGGCCGTTGCAAGGGTTGCCATGTGGAGCAGCACGATGTGCGCTGGGTCGTGGGCGAGACCATCGACGCATCGCTGCCGGCGCTGCGACAGGAATGGATCGGCCTCCGCCGTGGCTTGCATATCGACAGCTATCGCTGCGTGGGCCATGTCGATGGCTATCGAGTTGAAGTTGTTGAGCAAGCGCAGGATCCATCAAGTGCTGACGGTCCGCAGCTGTGGTTCGTCAACCTTGGCGCCTATGACCCCACTTCGATGGCGGAACAGCATGCCTTCGGGGTGATCGTGGACCGTTCTTCAGCCTCTGCCAAGGCGCGGGCACGGCAGCGTTGGCTGAAAGGAAAGGAGCAAGTCCACAAGGACGATCTTCACTCTGTCGAAATGGACAGCGCGCTCGATGATCTGCTGCCGATTCACGGCAATGGCCAGTGGCACTTGAAACTGATCGCGGATGGCCAAGTTGACGACGACCCAGCCCATCCCGATTGGTACGGCTACTGGAGGATCTGA